From a single Paenibacillus sp. FSL R5-0345 genomic region:
- a CDS encoding YolD-like family protein, producing the protein MGKKLEKNGLWESSRMMLPEHKVRIIRDERETLRRIKPILDEQKLEEIECTLALSLRSHVRVTVVLFDPFENTTISGFVTSIHTHSREFKLQWAEEWKWINVDDLVEVYIV; encoded by the coding sequence ATGGGCAAAAAGCTGGAGAAAAACGGACTGTGGGAAAGCAGTCGGATGATGCTGCCGGAGCACAAGGTAAGAATTATTAGGGATGAACGGGAGACGCTACGACGCATTAAGCCTATTCTGGATGAGCAGAAGCTGGAGGAAATCGAATGTACACTAGCCTTATCGTTACGAAGTCATGTGCGTGTGACTGTTGTGTTGTTTGACCCCTTTGAGAATACGACAATAAGTGGTTTTGTGACCTCCATTCACACCCACTCGCGTGAGTTTAAGCTGCAGTGGGCGGAGGAATGGAAGTGGATCAATGTGGATGACCTTGTTGAGGTTTACATCGTCTAA
- a CDS encoding PH domain-containing protein, producing MPYCTTCGSEYKQGVKFCGECGSSIDGTAPVTARRPSANLNATQEVVLWKGKPASISDRLKGIVRLNTTTYTITSQRIMVKTGLIGKNVEEIELLRVRDLSVAQSIMDRMLGIGSLTVFSDDASAPQLLFRKIRDAQTVKDVLRKAVRDEKIANNISYREQI from the coding sequence ATGCCTTATTGCACAACCTGCGGTTCAGAATATAAGCAGGGCGTGAAATTTTGTGGAGAATGTGGATCTAGCATTGACGGCACCGCTCCAGTGACCGCCCGGCGTCCATCAGCAAATCTAAACGCTACTCAAGAAGTCGTACTCTGGAAAGGTAAACCGGCTAGCATCTCGGATCGCCTCAAAGGAATCGTACGCCTAAACACGACTACGTACACCATTACAAGCCAGCGCATTATGGTAAAGACCGGACTTATCGGTAAAAATGTCGAAGAAATTGAATTACTGCGCGTACGCGATTTATCCGTAGCACAATCTATCATGGACCGGATGCTCGGCATTGGTTCATTAACTGTATTTTCTGATGATGCCTCAGCGCCTCAGCTTCTTTTCCGAAAAATTCGTGATGCCCAAACCGTTAAAGATGTCCTGCGCAAAGCCGTACGTGACGAGAAGATCGCCAACAACATTAGCTATCGCGAACAAATCTAA
- a CDS encoding glycosyl hydrolase: MEQRSLRNMVDSASRFVSDVQWQIAYRKLQMTPADSETVPSAQKLLNTLYFLQGKGWISGQHDYLESADEFNGKLKNTSGQYAALHGYELGAINNQTAALIDNQRDWVVSSAIRWYKAGGIITISYHAQLPGTAPAWANVSTSISNADFDKYITPGTAQYNALIADLDKIALSLKKLNDAGVPVLWRPYHEMNGGWFWWGKKSNYVKLWNLMFDRFTGYHKLHNLLWVWSTNAQNQWSDDPAEYYPGGDKVDVLALDIYDGDFKGSHYDSLWDLGRGKLIAIGENGELPSPALLSKSQPKWSYQMTWGKLLYEKNTDAVIRAFMNDSYVFTRDEYAAEAAIVAAKGDSVLQSGLWGQYYNNMTLSGTPALTRTDANIQFSWKQGSPDPAIRVDAFSIRWSGKLTAAYSETYTIYSSSDDGVRVWIDGMLIIDSWVNQSGQERKGSVNLIAGKLHEIKVEYYENEGDARIVLQWESPSQPKGVIPAGAFYLP, encoded by the coding sequence ATGGAACAGCGCAGCCTTCGAAATATGGTGGATTCGGCATCGAGGTTTGTGAGTGATGTTCAGTGGCAGATAGCGTATCGTAAATTGCAAATGACACCGGCGGATTCGGAAACGGTACCTTCGGCTCAGAAATTGTTGAATACCCTTTATTTTCTGCAAGGAAAAGGATGGATTAGTGGACAACATGATTATTTGGAGAGCGCGGATGAATTCAACGGGAAGCTGAAAAATACCAGCGGGCAATACGCTGCCCTTCACGGCTACGAGCTGGGGGCAATCAATAATCAGACGGCGGCGCTAATAGACAATCAGCGGGATTGGGTTGTTAGCAGCGCTATTCGCTGGTATAAAGCTGGTGGAATCATAACGATTAGCTATCACGCTCAGCTGCCAGGAACAGCGCCGGCTTGGGCTAACGTATCTACGAGCATAAGCAACGCTGATTTTGACAAATATATAACACCGGGTACTGCTCAGTACAACGCACTGATCGCTGATCTGGATAAGATAGCCCTCTCTTTAAAAAAACTGAATGACGCAGGTGTTCCTGTGCTCTGGCGGCCCTATCATGAAATGAATGGCGGATGGTTTTGGTGGGGAAAGAAGAGCAACTACGTGAAGCTGTGGAATCTTATGTTTGACCGCTTTACCGGCTATCATAAGCTGCATAATTTATTGTGGGTATGGAGTACAAACGCCCAAAATCAGTGGAGTGATGACCCTGCGGAATACTACCCGGGCGGTGACAAAGTAGATGTGCTAGCGCTAGACATCTATGACGGCGATTTCAAGGGAAGTCACTATGATAGTCTATGGGATCTTGGCCGGGGAAAGCTGATCGCGATTGGAGAGAACGGAGAGCTACCGTCCCCTGCGCTACTATCTAAATCACAGCCCAAATGGTCTTATCAGATGACCTGGGGCAAGCTTCTTTATGAGAAAAACACCGATGCGGTGATTAGAGCCTTTATGAACGACAGCTATGTATTCACACGAGATGAATATGCTGCTGAGGCAGCGATTGTGGCTGCTAAGGGAGATAGTGTGCTGCAAAGCGGGCTATGGGGGCAATATTACAATAATATGACCCTTAGCGGGACTCCTGCGTTGACGCGAACGGATGCGAACATCCAATTTTCATGGAAACAGGGTTCACCCGATCCAGCCATTCGTGTCGATGCATTCTCTATACGTTGGAGCGGGAAGCTCACGGCAGCTTATAGTGAGACTTATACCATTTACTCCTCCTCTGATGACGGGGTGCGGGTGTGGATTGATGGAATGCTGATCATTGACAGTTGGGTGAATCAGAGTGGACAGGAGCGTAAAGGCAGTGTGAATCTGATTGCGGGCAAGCTGCATGAAATAAAAGTGGAGTATTATGAGAATGAAGGTGACGCGCGGATTGTATTACAGTGGGAAAGTCCTAGCCAGCCAAAGGGAGTTATCCCAGCAGGAGCGTTCTATCTGCCATAA
- a CDS encoding cytidine deaminase produces the protein MEYLITIEDQTLIASAEDIITRRYEWERHHVGAALRTKTGEIFTAVHVEASMGRITVCAEAMVIGKAISEGYKEFDTIVAVRHSDPDSEEREIKVVSPCGMCRELIADYGKDCKVIVSEEGRLAKYEITELLPLRYTR, from the coding sequence ATGGAGTATTTAATTACTATAGAGGATCAGACGCTTATCGCCTCAGCTGAAGATATTATTACTAGACGTTATGAATGGGAAAGGCATCATGTGGGGGCGGCACTTCGTACTAAGACAGGGGAGATTTTTACCGCAGTACATGTAGAAGCGAGCATGGGGCGGATTACGGTCTGTGCAGAAGCAATGGTGATTGGAAAAGCGATCTCCGAAGGCTATAAGGAATTTGATACGATAGTTGCGGTAAGGCATTCTGATCCGGATAGCGAGGAAAGAGAGATTAAAGTAGTCTCCCCCTGCGGGATGTGCCGTGAGTTAATTGCTGATTACGGGAAGGATTGTAAGGTTATTGTATCCGAGGAAGGCCGGTTAGCCAAATATGAGATCACCGAATTACTGCCGCTGAGATATACGAGGTAA
- a CDS encoding NucA/NucB deoxyribonuclease domain-containing protein: MKTKKLITSLIIVVLLVLGSYWFEQNGDPAAPSSPSDSEVVQLIFPSDRYPETAKHIQDAIAKGESATCTINREQAEENRKESLRGIPTKKGYDRDEWPMAMCDEGGEGADIEYITPKDNRGAGSWVGNQLEDYADGTRVEFMFK; the protein is encoded by the coding sequence ATGAAAACAAAAAAATTAATCACCAGTCTCATCATTGTTGTGTTACTTGTCTTGGGCAGTTACTGGTTTGAACAGAACGGAGACCCGGCAGCCCCCTCATCTCCATCCGATTCCGAAGTTGTTCAGCTGATCTTCCCGTCAGATCGTTATCCTGAGACCGCTAAGCACATTCAGGATGCGATTGCCAAAGGGGAATCTGCCACATGTACCATTAACCGTGAGCAGGCTGAAGAGAACCGCAAAGAATCCTTAAGAGGGATCCCTACCAAAAAAGGCTACGACCGCGACGAATGGCCCATGGCCATGTGTGATGAAGGCGGCGAAGGGGCCGACATTGAATACATAACGCCAAAAGATAATCGCGGTGCAGGAAGCTGGGTTGGTAATCAGCTAGAAGATTATGCGGATGGAACCCGCGTAGAATTTATGTTCAAATAA
- a CDS encoding YjfB family protein, with protein MDIAALSMAMSQASLAQNVGIQVMNIAKNQAETQSQTMVEMLGKSVAPNLGKTLDISV; from the coding sequence ATGGATATAGCTGCATTATCAATGGCAATGAGTCAAGCATCCTTAGCTCAGAATGTGGGGATACAGGTCATGAATATAGCCAAAAATCAGGCTGAAACCCAGAGTCAAACGATGGTGGAAATGCTGGGGAAAAGCGTTGCTCCGAATTTAGGAAAAACACTTGATATTAGTGTTTAA
- a CDS encoding ImmA/IrrE family metallo-endopeptidase — protein MKSYYQMTALEKWTEDLYKRLNLTQPSQISIAYIAERLNIWVHYLDVRSKSIEASAGMYTMFIDNRLPASLQRLEFLHDLCHLLRHGTNHILMPEHFTRAQEDESERFILYAAMPYSMISRLKLPEQREEAISYLAAEFQVPSELALQRIDQIQRRVFQGQLLAVMGRNEERLTHIQ, from the coding sequence ATGAAATCCTATTATCAAATGACTGCACTGGAGAAGTGGACGGAAGATTTATACAAACGTCTAAACCTTACTCAGCCTTCGCAAATTTCGATTGCCTATATTGCAGAACGGCTTAATATTTGGGTTCATTATTTGGATGTAAGAAGCAAGAGTATCGAAGCATCAGCGGGGATGTACACCATGTTTATCGATAACCGGCTTCCAGCTAGCCTGCAGCGGCTAGAGTTTCTCCACGATCTCTGTCACCTGCTCCGGCATGGTACCAATCATATATTGATGCCAGAACATTTTACGCGGGCACAGGAGGATGAATCCGAGCGTTTTATTCTTTATGCAGCTATGCCCTACTCCATGATCTCCCGTTTGAAATTGCCAGAACAACGAGAGGAAGCCATTAGCTATCTTGCAGCAGAATTTCAAGTGCCAAGCGAGCTGGCTTTACAGCGGATTGATCAGATCCAAAGACGTGTTTTTCAGGGGCAATTATTGGCCGTGATGGGAAGAAACGAAGAACGATTAACACATATTCAATAA
- a CDS encoding RNA polymerase sigma factor, translating into MQRSMTRPGNHVIKSYEIYADMLFRIALVHLGSRQDAEEATQETFIKLIEKVPKFKDAEHQKAWLIRVITNHCKTLLGRGWRKREVKLESAEPIAVDNPEELALLQLVMAMPMKYKTVIHLYYYEDYPIQEISKILQISQSAVKMRLQRGRQLLKLELEGAESQ; encoded by the coding sequence ATGCAGCGATCCATGACCCGGCCGGGAAATCATGTGATAAAGAGTTACGAAATCTACGCAGATATGCTGTTCCGAATCGCCTTGGTCCATCTAGGCAGCCGCCAAGATGCCGAAGAAGCTACTCAGGAGACCTTCATCAAACTGATAGAAAAGGTGCCAAAGTTCAAAGATGCTGAACATCAGAAAGCATGGCTGATCCGCGTAATCACCAATCATTGTAAAACATTACTGGGTAGAGGCTGGCGAAAGCGTGAGGTTAAGCTGGAAAGCGCTGAGCCGATTGCGGTAGACAACCCCGAAGAATTGGCTCTATTGCAATTAGTTATGGCGATGCCCATGAAGTATAAAACTGTAATCCATCTTTATTATTACGAGGATTATCCCATCCAGGAAATCAGCAAGATTCTGCAGATTAGTCAGTCTGCTGTGAAGATGAGACTTCAGCGGGGACGGCAACTGTTAAAACTGGAGCTGGAAGGAGCGGAATCACAATGA
- a CDS encoding restriction endonuclease, with product MIILLVILVIVTAVFVFKVLSRKKSYPTQSIVIDPLKITIQDIDRMEDGTGFVEYLYRLFLAMGYSDAYKTKGGRNFGSDLVFTDGEGVRNVVQAKRYSYPVGLGAVREIYSSMRYYRAKKSMVISSNQYTSACEELASYNAVRLHSRSDLIEIINFFKSGQIDKAKDILESEPRIILDSWDNKVIKKDFKVENRWVAKK from the coding sequence ATGATAATTTTGTTGGTTATTCTTGTTATCGTTACTGCTGTTTTTGTATTCAAAGTTTTATCAAGAAAGAAGAGTTACCCTACCCAAAGTATTGTAATTGATCCACTTAAGATTACGATCCAGGACATAGACCGAATGGAAGACGGAACTGGCTTTGTAGAATATCTGTATCGTTTATTTTTGGCCATGGGTTATAGTGATGCATATAAAACGAAAGGAGGCAGAAATTTTGGATCTGACTTAGTGTTTACAGACGGGGAGGGGGTTCGGAATGTCGTTCAGGCAAAGCGTTATTCCTATCCAGTAGGGTTAGGAGCTGTTCGAGAGATCTATAGTTCCATGAGATATTACAGGGCAAAAAAGTCCATGGTAATATCCTCAAATCAATATACCTCAGCGTGTGAAGAACTTGCTAGTTATAACGCCGTAAGATTACATAGTAGAAGTGACCTTATAGAAATTATAAACTTTTTCAAGTCAGGGCAGATTGATAAAGCAAAGGATATCCTTGAGTCAGAGCCCAGGATTATACTGGATTCATGGGATAATAAAGTAATTAAGAAGGACTTCAAAGTTGAAAACCGATGGGTTGCGAAGAAATAA
- a CDS encoding GNAT family N-acetyltransferase: MDYEIKIATLEHKEILSNLLQFYIYDFSEFMELQFEANGKYGNYPIDEYWSKAPNYPYLISLNGEIIGFVLVKLKNREEDDAYFSIAEFFIAKKYRRLGLGRLVAKDIFDMHQGKWEVYQIDNNKPAQLFWKKAIEEYTGGKFTERIEVGRRIQVFIS, from the coding sequence ATGGACTATGAAATCAAAATAGCAACCTTGGAACATAAAGAAATACTCAGCAACCTGTTACAATTCTATATTTATGATTTCTCAGAATTTATGGAGTTGCAGTTTGAGGCAAACGGTAAATATGGTAATTATCCAATTGATGAATATTGGTCTAAAGCCCCCAATTATCCATATTTAATCAGTCTCAATGGGGAAATTATTGGATTTGTCTTAGTCAAATTAAAAAATCGGGAAGAAGATGACGCATATTTTTCTATTGCTGAATTTTTTATTGCGAAGAAGTATCGTAGGCTGGGATTAGGGAGATTGGTTGCTAAAGATATATTTGATATGCACCAGGGAAAATGGGAAGTTTACCAAATAGATAACAACAAGCCCGCTCAACTCTTTTGGAAAAAGGCAATAGAAGAGTATACAGGAGGTAAATTTACTGAACGAATTGAAGTAGGAAGAAGAATACAAGTATTCATTAGTTAA
- a CDS encoding GNAT family N-acetyltransferase, translated as MQAIKSIIDCPERHIEFAEYVKEKWPNVQKVVLPKIDESLSAEDGLPLTFLLLKNDKIIGFYQLIEQEYIIRKDLSPWIAPLFIDENERGQGLGSVLLEHARKIVGQLGYTKVYITTDHIRYYEKYGFREIGLDNFEWGRPTKIYEHDTIK; from the coding sequence ATGCAAGCTATTAAATCTATAATAGATTGTCCAGAGCGTCATATAGAGTTTGCTGAATATGTTAAAGAAAAATGGCCAAACGTACAGAAGGTGGTACTCCCTAAAATTGACGAGAGTTTATCGGCTGAAGATGGTTTGCCATTAACATTTCTGTTATTAAAAAACGACAAAATAATTGGATTTTATCAATTGATTGAACAGGAATATATAATTCGAAAAGATTTATCGCCATGGATTGCTCCTTTGTTCATTGACGAGAATGAGCGAGGGCAAGGTTTAGGTTCAGTATTGTTGGAGCATGCCAGAAAAATTGTGGGGCAATTGGGATATACGAAGGTTTATATAACGACTGACCATATCCGTTACTATGAGAAATATGGATTCAGAGAAATCGGTTTGGATAATTTCGAATGGGGACGACCCACCAAAATCTATGAGCACGATACTATAAAGTAA
- a CDS encoding ABC transporter substrate-binding protein, translating to MNHINNNKRLWRRWLSFGVCAALLLPLISDGWNTAWAEPSKASTEQRVLRIGSLWSGEDDSFFRQQFTDMYELQHPEIKLEIIPAIDTNELRYINTSTDTSSDNLENIRAIMGGDKPVDVIVGDSALVKSLVDHNLVQSLEPLIARDQYDLSNIAPTTLNGVRELGRGSLFALAPTFSSSALFYNKGIFDAAGVGYPTDKMTWYELFALADKVTKRSTNKETQIYGFSMNRYLSDPFWDMQSYVAPLELTMYDNKGQHMTVNTTQWHQAWTTYSQLVKKKIVPGLNGLDFAGTEGDSYSPIQGDLFLAGKAAMVVGEYGYLNDLAVVERNAAKIKNYHPFKWGVVNVPTYQEKPGVAIGTWLGNMMAISSTATNKEDAWDLIKFVNSNEVAKIKAHNKSELTSRKDYITAQTPSVNLEAFYTLRPLPATDPLLINLQMQKPGISRISDVGRQLFIDVYQGKKTVESALKAWEKQGNTMLDTLEKDPAVYFESIAE from the coding sequence ATGAATCATATAAACAACAATAAGCGACTGTGGCGCCGCTGGTTAAGCTTTGGAGTATGTGCTGCGCTGTTACTACCACTAATATCAGATGGGTGGAATACAGCTTGGGCTGAGCCTTCTAAGGCTTCAACGGAGCAGCGTGTATTGCGTATTGGGAGTCTATGGTCTGGGGAGGACGATTCTTTTTTTCGTCAGCAGTTTACGGATATGTATGAATTGCAGCATCCAGAGATCAAGTTGGAGATTATTCCGGCCATAGATACGAATGAGCTTCGGTACATTAACACCTCCACAGACACAAGCTCTGATAATTTAGAGAATATCCGTGCGATTATGGGCGGGGATAAGCCTGTTGATGTGATTGTCGGTGATAGCGCATTAGTGAAGAGTTTGGTAGATCATAATCTTGTCCAATCGCTGGAGCCGCTTATAGCGCGTGATCAGTATGATTTAAGCAATATAGCGCCTACAACGCTGAATGGAGTTCGTGAGCTAGGAAGAGGAAGTCTTTTTGCGTTGGCGCCGACCTTCTCATCTAGTGCGCTATTTTATAATAAGGGAATCTTTGATGCTGCTGGTGTCGGCTACCCAACGGACAAGATGACTTGGTATGAACTGTTTGCGCTGGCAGATAAGGTGACGAAGAGATCAACAAATAAAGAAACACAGATATATGGGTTCTCGATGAACCGTTACTTAAGTGATCCATTCTGGGATATGCAGAGCTACGTCGCACCGCTAGAACTTACAATGTACGATAATAAAGGTCAGCATATGACTGTAAATACTACACAATGGCATCAGGCTTGGACTACTTACAGTCAGTTGGTTAAAAAGAAAATTGTACCTGGGTTAAATGGGTTGGATTTTGCAGGAACAGAAGGGGATAGCTATAGTCCAATCCAAGGGGATTTATTCCTCGCAGGAAAAGCGGCAATGGTCGTTGGGGAATACGGCTATCTCAATGATCTGGCGGTAGTGGAGCGTAATGCTGCTAAGATCAAGAATTACCATCCTTTCAAATGGGGGGTTGTTAATGTACCCACTTATCAAGAAAAGCCTGGTGTTGCTATTGGAACATGGCTTGGGAATATGATGGCTATTAGTTCTACGGCTACTAATAAAGAAGATGCTTGGGATTTGATTAAGTTCGTCAACAGTAATGAGGTTGCCAAAATTAAAGCCCATAACAAGAGTGAACTGACTTCCCGCAAGGATTATATTACCGCTCAGACCCCTTCTGTAAATTTGGAAGCTTTTTATACGCTTCGACCATTACCTGCAACGGATCCTTTATTGATCAATCTACAGATGCAGAAGCCTGGGATTAGCCGAATTAGCGATGTTGGGCGGCAATTATTCATTGATGTCTATCAGGGGAAGAAAACGGTCGAGAGTGCGCTCAAAGCTTGGGAGAAGCAAGGAAATACCATGCTGGATACACTTGAAAAAGATCCCGCGGTCTATTTCGAATCGATCGCTGAATGA